A stretch of Besnoitia besnoiti strain Bb-Ger1 chromosome III, whole genome shotgun sequence DNA encodes these proteins:
- a CDS encoding hypothetical protein (encoded by transcript BESB_047540), with protein sequence MLVAAVSEAGCGRSEACARKAKAVEACLLAPDGENPLAVSRDGLCAALGKANDAEEMKLHALKLHPGQPLTVRTARELLSSHDAFYFHSPYSQENFLHRLRSRFSLSSSAAACASGVSSPSPASAPLGFSDTRRSRGSSVFPLLGVDKVLPVFTSDQLTPNPRQFHPMQSDGRGVRDGGHADGAGGGGVGGTREADGERRDSGAGCGAPYGGCAEAGDIDGKAETERVWLVLVEEVEVGVKTRDGEEATESQQRSSLHPYRGQLSPASPAGLGKFQRGEELVPHGLLRLQARVPETQEGTESNRLGLRSGGEANRGHTRRKEKGMRALWHGRRSQPEQHSPRPLTAGLSDDTGIATSKETQSADVPDLPRARRTGRQSATSLTPDRVGEVWRKCRNKDKVISAYAALERRRAAQGEALQYYHRHPAELRASGDGDTHTAKITDSGSRLEAGGMGKVDAGRQSGKQEDETASEWARLEGGGGKATHEGEFKKSGPAAAWGKAHG encoded by the exons ATGCTTGTAGCCGCTGTCTCTGAGGCGGGGTGTGGCAGAAGCGAGGCATGCGCACGGAAGGCGAAAGCAGTTGAGGCGTGCCTGTTGGCGCCGGACGGAGAGAATCCGCTGGCGGTCTCTAGAGAcgggctctgcgcggcgttgGGGAAAGcgaacgacgcagaagag ATGAAGCTACACGCTCTCAAACTCCACCCTGGACAGCCGCTGACTGTACGCACAGCTCGGGAACTGTTGAGCTCGCATGATGCCTTCTATTTCCACAGTCCGTACTCTCAGGAGAACTTCCTCCATCGGCTTCGTTCCCGTTTCTCCCTTTCCAgttccgctgctgcctgtgcGTCGGGTGTTTCGTCGCCAAGTCCCGCTTCTGCTCCTCTCGGCTTTTCTGACACTCGACGTAGCCGGGGGTCGTCGGTGTTTCCTCTTCTGGGCGTCGACAAGGTTCTCCCAGTCTTCACAAGCG ACCAGCTGACGCCGAATCCGCGGCAGTTCCACCCCATGCAG AGTGACGGGCGCGGGGTTCGCGATGGCGgacacgcagacggcgctggAGGTGGCGGCGTTGGAGGTacgagagaggcagacggtGAGCGCCGCGATTCAGGAGCCGGTTGTGGAGCACCTTacggaggctgcgcggaggcaggcgataTTGATGGTaaagcagagacagagagggtTTGGCTTGTGTTGGTGGAAGAAGTTGAGGTGGGTGTAAAAACCCGAGATGGCGAAGAGGCAACAGAGTCCCAGCAAAGGTCGTCGCTACATCCTTATAGAGGACAgctgtcgcccgcgtctccggcAGGCTTGGGCAAGTTCCAGAGAGGTGAGGAGCTTGTACCACATGGACTGCTGCGCCTTCAGGCACGGGTGCCTGAGACGCAGGAGGGCACCGAAAGCAACCGCCTGGGTTTGCGGTCAGGTGGGGAAGCAAATCGAGGCCACACAAGGCGTAAGGAGAAGGGCATGAGGGCACTGTGGcacggcagacgcagccaaCCGGAGCAGCATTCTCCGCGACCTCTGACAGCTGGCCTTTCTGACGATACCGGGATAGCAACGTCGAAAGAAACTCAATCCGCGGACGTGCCTGATTtgcctcgggcgcggcgaacggGGAGACAGAGCGCCACGAGCTTGACGCCGGACAGAGTTGGCGAGGTGTGGAGAAAGTGTAGAAATAAAGACAAGGTTATTTCTGCATACGCCGCGTTAgaacgcaggcgagccgcgcagggaGAAGCGCTGCAGTACTATCACCGGCATCCGGCGGAACTGCGGGCTAGTGGAGACGGAGATACCCACACAGCGAAGATTACAGACAGCGGCTCTCGTCTGGAGGCTGGTGGAATGGGTAAAGTTGACGCAGGAAGGCAGAGTGGAAAGCAAGAAGACGAGACAGCCAGTGAATGGGCAAGACTggaagggggagggggtAAAGCAACACATGAAGGCGAGTTTAAGAAGAGTGGACCAGCCGCAGCATGGGGTAAGGCGCACGGATAA
- a CDS encoding hypothetical protein (encoded by transcript BESB_047550) has protein sequence MPDFFGISPESLEPGVEVHDFPRPALGPFDWGLARDGYPPVKGFSFVTRGTTVSLRGKAFLADDDLWLVAFVPKRTRRSGERRHAAPPLRQKPTSVRSTPPPHAMTCVPSSCLAPLPREMGEGANVCLREPEARARGHTKSASTEAADKEETRPGKDVTMYSGLDFIQEIVSRLRLKGTSKGGIAVGDGGPDGAVKRLPYGDGVDAQRGEQMPLCGKAKEGETAQRWETRDRNCECARLAVPPASTNKETEKLSTLSSALKGLERSRASPESEGGDVAKVEQGKRRPDRDEASEAHATWIG, from the coding sequence ATGCCTGATTTTTTTGGCATTTCCCCAGAGTCGCTAGAGCCGGGTGTGGAAGTGCATGACTTCCCGCGTCCAGCCCTCGGGCCTTTCGACTGGGGTTTGGCGCGCGACGGGTACCCGCCTGTGAAGGGCTTTTCATTCGTCACCCGGGGGACGACTGTGTCGCTCCGCGGAAAAGCGTTTCTGGCTGACGACGACCTCTGGCTAGTTGCGTTTGTGCCCAAGCGCACACGGCGGAGCGGGGAGCGCCGGCACGCCGCTCCACCACTGAGACAGAAACCCACATCTGTGCGTTCGActccgcctccgcacgcCATGACTTGTGTGCCTTCAAGCTGCCTCGCTCCCCTTCCCCGCGAAATGGGGGAAGGTGCGAATGTTTGCCTGAGAGAGCCGGAAGCGCGGGCACGAGGGCACACTAAGAGCGCGTCTACGGAGGCGGCTGATAAGGAGGAAACGCGACCAGGTAAAGATGTCACAATGTATTCAGGTTTGGATTTTATACAGGAGATAGTCAGTCGTCTTCGCTTAAAAGGGACGAGTAAAGGCGGCATCGCAGTAGGGGACGGAGGCCCAGACGGAGCAGTTAAACGGCTTCCTtacggcgacggcgtcgatGCCCAGCGGGGGGAGCAAATGCCACTCTGCGGAAAGGCgaaagaaggagagacagccCAACGGTGGGAGACACGGGATAGGAACTGTGAGTGTGCTAGGCTTGCTGTGCCCCCCGCGTCAACGAACAAGGAGACAGAAAAGCTATCCACGTTATCTAGTGCGCTAAAGGGCCTCGAgcgctcgcgtgcgtcgccaGAATCTGAAGGGGGGGACGTGGCGAAGGTTGAACAAGGGAAACGGAGGCCGGACAGGGATGAAGCCAGTGAAGCACATGCCACCTGGATTGGATGA